The DNA region TTACAACGGCCGAGCCTCCTTGGTCGTTACTTGAACTGACACCAACTTCTGGATCAGTGCCCCTATCGTAGTTATCAATTGAGAACAAGTTGCGGCCCACAACGCCTATAGAGAGCTTATCCAAAAGTCCGCCGAAAATACCGCTCAACTGATTTCGTTTAAAGGTGTATTTAACGGATAGCTCTCGCAGCTTAATGAAGCTGCCGTCAAATACAAAGGAGTCTTCAGCATCTTGCACCCAATCGTAGTAGCGTGTGGGTTTTTTGAGCTCATCCGATTTGCCGGTTTGATCGACGTTAGCCGACCTTTGTTCTATGCCATAGCCCCACTGTTCAGTCAGACTCCAGACGTCACCGCCCACTTGTGATTCCAGCAGACCATAAATGGAGAATCCTTTCCATTTAAAGTTGGAGTAAAAGCTCCAGTTGAAGTCTGGCACGGTGCTGCCCATAAGAAATTGCTTTGTACCCTCCGCATCTTCGAATAAAACCGGCATACCCCACTCGTAGACGTCACCGTCTGAAAGGGTAGTCGAGGTACCCCACAGGGTCTTACTGATGCCGTCCCTGAAGGTGTTGCCATCACCCACCCAGACGGCATAGCCTTCGTCATTGACATCAAACTGGGAGAGCTCAGATTCGTTGAGGCCTCGTGGAAGCAAATCCTGTACGTTACGAGTCATAGTTTCTCCGAAAAGCGCGCCAAAATCTTCTCCTTCTTCGATACGAAATACGGATACGCTTTGAAAAGGCGGGTTATAGATGTAGGGGGCGACATCCAGTTTGGAAATTATTTGACGCGTGCGATCGAAGTTAATGCCAAAAGTTAAGCCCATGTTTTTCTTCTGAATAAGCACGCCTTGCAAGCTCACTTCCCAAGTGCTTGTTTCCAGGGTGCCGGCATTTTGCCATTGAGTGGTATAGCCCACGTAGGAGGCTAACGGCACATCTAACAACTGGTTCTCGATGGTGGTTTCCGCGCGGGTTAACTCCAGGGAGAACCTATCCAGAAATGCCAGATCCACGCCAAGCTCCAGCTCTTTTGCAAACTCCGGCTTCAGATTCGAATTGCCAAGGGTGTTTTTTACGACATTGCCTCCGCTTATTGTCCAGGTTTCAAACCTTGCGAAGAAATTAGGCCGTCCGCCGGCGGTGCCATAGGAGCCACGTATTTTGAATTCCTGGATACCGGAAAATGGCCACCATCCTTCTTGAGATAGACGATAAGCTCCACTAGCACGATAGTATGTATGCCATCTTTCATCCGGACCGAACAGTGAACTGCCGTCACGACGAACAAGAAAATCCCCGATATAGCGATCCTTATAGTCAAAGCTAGTGATATTGGAGTAACCTTGAGATCGAACTTCCCGTATCTGGGAATTGATATTGGACTTCAGTGGATCCGCCGCGGCCAGATCAATCACACCTCTGACAACAAAATCGTTACCCTCTACAAAGGTGTCCTGGAATTCCGTCCTCTCGAATAGCCCTGTTACTTTCGATCTGATCCGGAGATTGTCATTGAGGAAAGAATAATGCATAAAGGCTGTAGCGCTGCCGTTAAGGGCCTCATCAAATGCCGGGAACTTCTGAAAACGGCCCTGGCCGACATCCAAATCAAAACCGTCTTGGTAACCTATCCGGAAGAAACGGTTTCGCTCCCTGTTGGAACGATCATAACTGAAATTGCCGTCTATTTCAAGCCAATCAAATGGTTCATAGGTCAGGGTCCCACCGCCCATAACACGAGTTTGTGAATTTTTCCGACTCGCTGTCGCGGGCTCATAAAGAGGATTATCCCTGGCGGCATAGGGGTCCGGTTGAATGAAGAGTTCACCAGCCACATCCAGCGGAATGCCATCTGGGAAATTATTTTGTG from candidate division KSB1 bacterium includes:
- a CDS encoding SusC/RagA family TonB-linked outer membrane protein — protein: MRIKNYLAFFLCLVLLPGAVLAQGEAVISGKITDETGEALPGANIFIQLTNLGTAADVNGEYSFTVPARGVRSQEVRLEVRFIGYRTKVEKFTLSPGTHNIDFSLVIDALNMDAIIVTGLVDETPKTKLAFSVGRIDRELLEHVSASSPEHALRGKIAGVKVIQGSGEPGVDASVMLRAPTSINSEGRSQDPLYIIDGVIIDPSISGSPLSDINADDIASIEVIKGAAGASLYGSRAANGVVNITMNRGKNLALNQTRIRIRNEFGFNFLQKEYPLNRSHWFRIHEGTNNYTDANGIKVTPGDFIDNEGDFVDPRRGGLRVGDRYDGNYDKDNPSDDRIGQIFFSDNPYKWVSTGDVVFNEMLSSVLDPATGQPVGLQRISGGANFVDNFNQFFEPGTFVSNSVSISRNMGDTNFSISLGNLGQQGLIEGLDGYKRQTVRLGVDHRFRNNLNISISAFFANVDRDDITTGPGSAFFGIAFISADADLTARHLEVGTLTSVYNAQNNFPDGIPLDVAGELFIQPDPYAARDNPLYEPATASRKNSQTRVMGGGTLTYEPFDWLEIDGNFSYDRSNRERNRFFRIGYQDGFDLDVGQGRFQKFPAFDEALNGSATAFMHYSFLNDNLRIRSKVTGLFERTEFQDTFVEGNDFVVRGVIDLAAADPLKSNINSQIREVRSQGYSNITSFDYKDRYIGDFLVRRDGSSLFGPDERWHTYYRASGAYRLSQEGWWPFSGIQEFKIRGSYGTAGGRPNFFARFETWTISGGNVVKNTLGNSNLKPEFAKELELGVDLAFLDRFSLELTRAETTIENQLLDVPLASYVGYTTQWQNAGTLETSTWEVSLQGVLIQKKNMGLTFGINFDRTRQIISKLDVAPYIYNPPFQSVSVFRIEEGEDFGALFGETMTRNVQDLLPRGLNESELSQFDVNDEGYAVWVGDGNTFRDGISKTLWGTSTTLSDGDVYEWGMPVLFEDAEGTKQFLMGSTVPDFNWSFYSNFKWKGFSIYGLLESQVGGDVWSLTEQWGYGIEQRSANVDQTGKSDELKKPTRYYDWVQDAEDSFVFDGSFIKLRELSVKYTFKRNQLSGIFGGLLDKLSIGVVGRNLFSIDNYDRGTDPEVGVSSSNDQGGSAVVTRYDAFNYPNFRTLTGFIEIVL